The Mytilus galloprovincialis chromosome 4, xbMytGall1.hap1.1, whole genome shotgun sequence genome contains a region encoding:
- the LOC143071276 gene encoding vitelline envelope sperm lysin receptor-like isoform X2: MIIALVFGSLLSTVYSNSPPADYVYNVSYTCGTLVSGADFDASGAGVTIKTELYVIAEIKCANAVTHHIRLMDPTNIDTLSANIYYTNDGNGTIGTDCFFFQSHNESNMYVVEMNVYWGYSNDSLMHEYEAYTITCSTEGLATNNTVPERTIIDNGIRITADLEGHIGDGYSGLSSLVLVDVLGRPITGNTITMQKKVMLQLSIDGSGGKLGVMPYWCEAYNSDNTQTYRILSAGCGDGIMFPTTVGFTTKGLTATSPHFKVFGLLEALGNTASVSYQCAFSTCTVACDGSSCAIRNKRSIKNKNLFLVRTVKYKLERLRNLLDQTTVDESALVGIDMVVKITATATGVIGGIAVVLLIVTLCRCIKLKRKGNQQLNLEESRTEKMELEKVKA, translated from the exons ATGATCATAGCTCTAGTTTTTGGATCTCTTCTCTCG ACGGTGTACAGTAATTCTCCACCAGCCGACTATGTCTACAATG TTTCTTATACCTGTGGAACCCTCGTTTCTGGTGCTGATTTTGATGCTAGCGGAGCAGGTGTAACCATCAAGACCGAACTTTACGTAATAGCCGAAATCAAATGTGCAAATGCAGTTACGCATCATATCCGGCTAATGGACCCAACTAACATAGACACTTTATCAGCTAATATCTATTATACAAATGACGGCAATggtacaataggaacagactgtttcttcttt CAATCCCACAACGAATCCAACATGTATGTGGTGGAAATGAATGTATACTGGGGATATTCGAATGACTCTTTAATGCATGAATATGAAGCCTATACCATTACGTGTAGTACAGAAGGACTAGCGACTAACAACACAGTGCCTGAAAGAACCATAATTGACAA TGGGATACGTATAACAGCTGATTTGGAAGGTCATATAGGAGATGGATATTCTGGTTTATCAAGCCTCGTTTTAGTGGATGTTCTTGGTCGTCCAATAACCGGGAACACAATAACTATGCAAAAGAAAGTAATGTTACAACTATCGATCGATGGAA GTGGCGGTAAGCTTGGAGTAATGCCATACTGGTGTGAAGCTTATAACAGTGATAATACACAAACGTACAGAATACTGAGTGCAGG atgtGGAGATGGTATTATGTTTCCAACAACTGTAGGATTTACCACAAAAGGTTTGACAGCTACCAGTCCACATTTTAAAGTGTTCGGACTATTAGAAGCGTTGGGAAATACTGCTAGTGTATCTTACCAATGTGCATTTTCTACTTGTACAGTTGCTTGTGATGGG TCTTCATGTGCTATAAGAAACAAGAGATCTATTA AGAACAAAAACCTGTTTTTAGTTCGCACGGTTAAATATAAGTTGGAACGCTTGAGAAATTTGTTGGACCAAACAACGGTAGATGAGTCTGCACTTGTTGGGATAGATATGGTCGTGAAGATTACGGCTACAGCTACAGGCGTCATTGGTGGAATAGCTGTAGTATTACTTATAGTAACTTTATGTAGATGTATAAAACTTAAACGCAAAGGCAATCAGCAGTTAAATCTAGAAGAGTCCAGAACAGAAAAAATGGAGCTAGAAAAAGTAAAAGCTTGA
- the LOC143071276 gene encoding vitelline envelope sperm lysin receptor-like isoform X1, with amino-acid sequence MRIKMIIALVFGSLLSTVYSNSPPADYVYNVSYTCGTLVSGADFDASGAGVTIKTELYVIAEIKCANAVTHHIRLMDPTNIDTLSANIYYTNDGNGTIGTDCFFFQSHNESNMYVVEMNVYWGYSNDSLMHEYEAYTITCSTEGLATNNTVPERTIIDNGIRITADLEGHIGDGYSGLSSLVLVDVLGRPITGNTITMQKKVMLQLSIDGSGGKLGVMPYWCEAYNSDNTQTYRILSAGCGDGIMFPTTVGFTTKGLTATSPHFKVFGLLEALGNTASVSYQCAFSTCTVACDGSSCAIRNKRSIKNKNLFLVRTVKYKLERLRNLLDQTTVDESALVGIDMVVKITATATGVIGGIAVVLLIVTLCRCIKLKRKGNQQLNLEESRTEKMELEKVKA; translated from the exons ATGAGGAT cAAAATGATCATAGCTCTAGTTTTTGGATCTCTTCTCTCG ACGGTGTACAGTAATTCTCCACCAGCCGACTATGTCTACAATG TTTCTTATACCTGTGGAACCCTCGTTTCTGGTGCTGATTTTGATGCTAGCGGAGCAGGTGTAACCATCAAGACCGAACTTTACGTAATAGCCGAAATCAAATGTGCAAATGCAGTTACGCATCATATCCGGCTAATGGACCCAACTAACATAGACACTTTATCAGCTAATATCTATTATACAAATGACGGCAATggtacaataggaacagactgtttcttcttt CAATCCCACAACGAATCCAACATGTATGTGGTGGAAATGAATGTATACTGGGGATATTCGAATGACTCTTTAATGCATGAATATGAAGCCTATACCATTACGTGTAGTACAGAAGGACTAGCGACTAACAACACAGTGCCTGAAAGAACCATAATTGACAA TGGGATACGTATAACAGCTGATTTGGAAGGTCATATAGGAGATGGATATTCTGGTTTATCAAGCCTCGTTTTAGTGGATGTTCTTGGTCGTCCAATAACCGGGAACACAATAACTATGCAAAAGAAAGTAATGTTACAACTATCGATCGATGGAA GTGGCGGTAAGCTTGGAGTAATGCCATACTGGTGTGAAGCTTATAACAGTGATAATACACAAACGTACAGAATACTGAGTGCAGG atgtGGAGATGGTATTATGTTTCCAACAACTGTAGGATTTACCACAAAAGGTTTGACAGCTACCAGTCCACATTTTAAAGTGTTCGGACTATTAGAAGCGTTGGGAAATACTGCTAGTGTATCTTACCAATGTGCATTTTCTACTTGTACAGTTGCTTGTGATGGG TCTTCATGTGCTATAAGAAACAAGAGATCTATTA AGAACAAAAACCTGTTTTTAGTTCGCACGGTTAAATATAAGTTGGAACGCTTGAGAAATTTGTTGGACCAAACAACGGTAGATGAGTCTGCACTTGTTGGGATAGATATGGTCGTGAAGATTACGGCTACAGCTACAGGCGTCATTGGTGGAATAGCTGTAGTATTACTTATAGTAACTTTATGTAGATGTATAAAACTTAAACGCAAAGGCAATCAGCAGTTAAATCTAGAAGAGTCCAGAACAGAAAAAATGGAGCTAGAAAAAGTAAAAGCTTGA
- the LOC143071276 gene encoding uncharacterized protein LOC143071276 isoform X3, producing the protein MSTMQSHNESNMYVVEMNVYWGYSNDSLMHEYEAYTITCSTEGLATNNTVPERTIIDNGIRITADLEGHIGDGYSGLSSLVLVDVLGRPITGNTITMQKKVMLQLSIDGSGGKLGVMPYWCEAYNSDNTQTYRILSAGCGDGIMFPTTVGFTTKGLTATSPHFKVFGLLEALGNTASVSYQCAFSTCTVACDGSSCAIRNKRSIKNKNLFLVRTVKYKLERLRNLLDQTTVDESALVGIDMVVKITATATGVIGGIAVVLLIVTLCRCIKLKRKGNQQLNLEESRTEKMELEKVKA; encoded by the exons ATGTCTACAATG CAATCCCACAACGAATCCAACATGTATGTGGTGGAAATGAATGTATACTGGGGATATTCGAATGACTCTTTAATGCATGAATATGAAGCCTATACCATTACGTGTAGTACAGAAGGACTAGCGACTAACAACACAGTGCCTGAAAGAACCATAATTGACAA TGGGATACGTATAACAGCTGATTTGGAAGGTCATATAGGAGATGGATATTCTGGTTTATCAAGCCTCGTTTTAGTGGATGTTCTTGGTCGTCCAATAACCGGGAACACAATAACTATGCAAAAGAAAGTAATGTTACAACTATCGATCGATGGAA GTGGCGGTAAGCTTGGAGTAATGCCATACTGGTGTGAAGCTTATAACAGTGATAATACACAAACGTACAGAATACTGAGTGCAGG atgtGGAGATGGTATTATGTTTCCAACAACTGTAGGATTTACCACAAAAGGTTTGACAGCTACCAGTCCACATTTTAAAGTGTTCGGACTATTAGAAGCGTTGGGAAATACTGCTAGTGTATCTTACCAATGTGCATTTTCTACTTGTACAGTTGCTTGTGATGGG TCTTCATGTGCTATAAGAAACAAGAGATCTATTA AGAACAAAAACCTGTTTTTAGTTCGCACGGTTAAATATAAGTTGGAACGCTTGAGAAATTTGTTGGACCAAACAACGGTAGATGAGTCTGCACTTGTTGGGATAGATATGGTCGTGAAGATTACGGCTACAGCTACAGGCGTCATTGGTGGAATAGCTGTAGTATTACTTATAGTAACTTTATGTAGATGTATAAAACTTAAACGCAAAGGCAATCAGCAGTTAAATCTAGAAGAGTCCAGAACAGAAAAAATGGAGCTAGAAAAAGTAAAAGCTTGA